AAATAATTACGATTTATGGATAAGCCTTGTCTCTTCTACAAAAGAACCCATTTCAACAAAAGTTTTTTTTAACAAAATTGATTTCAGTATTTTTTCAACAATGAATTACCACATTGAAGTAAATGAATAAAAGTTCGTATTTAGACGAATTTTCTTGTCATTTATCCGTAACAATACAGATAAATATCCTGAACAGACAATTACTTCCTGATTAATTATGACTTAACTCTTTTGGCAAGAGCTTCAATTCCCCAATATATGGCAATGGCCAATACAGCCATAAAAATAGCCCAAATAGGTTGAGCATCAACACCTGTCTGTAAAGTGAATGCATTCGGCAATAAATTTTTTTCGACCAGATCCAGGCTATGATCACTGAATTTTTCCATATCCCATGGGAATGTTTGTCCGGATGCTTTATCAACCTGTACTTTCCATGGCCATACTTTATTTAGCGAACCACACATAAATCCAGCCAGCAGAGCAATTGTTACATCATGGTATCTTTTCAGCAGCCATGAAAGAAAATGGGAAAATGACAACAATCCGATAATAGCACCACTTGCAAAGACAGCCAGTATAGCAATCTTCAATTCTGTAAGAGCATTTAAAATATATTCATATTTACCCATCAGGAGAAGGATAAAACTACCGGATATTCCGGGTAGTATCATCGCACAAATGGCTACCGCACCACAAATAAATATAAACCACAATCCATCAGGTGTCTGTGCAACTGATGATACCGTAACGAGATAAGCCAGAACAGCTCCGATACCAAAACCAATAAATACAGGCATATTAGCCTTACGGATGGTTTTCAGTACGGATATGGTAGAAATCAGGATCAGGCCGAAAAAGAATGACCAGATAATAACGGGGTGTTCCTTCAGCATGTATAACACGGCTTTTGCTAAAGTAAACAAACTTGTACCGACACCCAATACCAATACAACCAGGAAATTACCATTGATAGCTTTCCAGAATGACTTGATCCCTTCTGTAAAAAGTTTCTTAAAATTCCGAGGAGTAAATGATCTCAAAGAATGGAGCAGTTCTTCATACACGCCGGTAATAAATGCAATGGTTCCTCCCGAAACACCCGGAACGATATCCGCAGCTCCCATTGCCAGTCCTTTTGCGTACAATAGTAAATAACCCCTGTTTTTTCTTTTTTGTTCTTCCATCTGAATATTTAATTACATTATATATTTACTCCCCGTTAAATACAACAATATCACTCCAATTTTCCCGGCAAGAGGAGATATGGAAAGTGAT
This genomic window from Bacteroidales bacterium contains:
- a CDS encoding DUF368 domain-containing protein; the protein is MEEQKRKNRGYLLLYAKGLAMGAADIVPGVSGGTIAFITGVYEELLHSLRSFTPRNFKKLFTEGIKSFWKAINGNFLVVLVLGVGTSLFTLAKAVLYMLKEHPVIIWSFFFGLILISTISVLKTIRKANMPVFIGFGIGAVLAYLVTVSSVAQTPDGLWFIFICGAVAICAMILPGISGSFILLLMGKYEYILNALTELKIAILAVFASGAIIGLLSFSHFLSWLLKRYHDVTIALLAGFMCGSLNKVWPWKVQVDKASGQTFPWDMEKFSDHSLDLVEKNLLPNAFTLQTGVDAQPIWAIFMAVLAIAIYWGIEALAKRVKS